The DNA segment CCGTTTCCAAACACCTGCAGATCCTTTCGGAATGCGAACTGCTTAAGCCTGAACAAAATGGCCGGGAAATCATTTATCATCTCAATGCTGAAAAAATGAAAGAAATTGCCGATTTTATCGAACCGTTCCGCAAAATGTGGGATGAACGGTTCAATACGCTTGAAAATATTATGAAAAACTATACAACAAAATAATTTATGGAACTCAAAACAAAAATCACTGCCGAAGACGGCAAACAGGAAATTTTCATTACACGAGAATTTGATATTCCTTTAAATCTTCTTTTTAAAGCATATACAGATGCGGAAATTGTCGGTCAATGGATGGGAACAAATGTGTTATCATTAGAAAACAGAAAACACGGCAGTTACCAGTTTGAAACCAGAAATAATAACGGAGATATCATTTTCAAAGCACATGGAAGCATCCACGATATTATTTGGGACCACTTAATTATCAGAACATTCCAGATGGAAAATACTTCTTTCCCAGCACAGATGGAATTCTTAACATTTGAAAAAATTTCAGATGATAAAAGTAAAATTACCATTCAGAGTATTTATAAATCGGTGGAAATCAGAGATCAGATGCTAAAATTACCTTTTGCCCAGGGAATTAATATGGCTCACAATAGATTAGAGGAAGTTATCTTATCTATTACTAAACAATAACTTGAATTCTAAAATAAAACATTATGACTAAAAAAAATCTATCAAAAGAACAGAAAGAAGCACTGCTGGAAACCTTACGAACACGATTTTCAAAAAATATGAACCGGCATAAAAACCTGGAATGGAACCAAATAGAAGAAAAACTGCTTGAAAACCCGGACAAACTCTGGTCTTTGAACGAAATGGAAATCACAGAAGGTGAACCTGATGTAGTAACCTTTAATGATGAGACGAACGGTGAAATTTTATTCTTCGACTGTTCCCCCGAAAGTCCGAAACGCAGAAGCCTTTGCTACGACTATCAGGCGTGGAATGCCCGAAAAGCCAACAAACCGGAAGGAAATGCTGTTGACAAAGCCGCTGAAATGGGTATAGAAATTTTAACTGAAGCACAATACCGTAAACTCCAGGAACTTGGTAAATTTGATCTTAAAACTTCAAGCTGGATCCGAACTCCGGAAAAAATCAGACAAATGGGCGGAGCCGTTTTCTGTGACAGAAGATACGATACTGTTTTTCTATATCACAACGGTGCCGAATCTTATTATGCCGCGAGAGGATTCAGAGGTTGTCTTAAAATTTAGTATGATTCTCAAAAGAATAAAATTCAATATTTTTATGGTTAAAATTTCAAGCGGATTTACACGGATTTCTAAAATATGCCCAATTTTTTCTTTACATCTGATGTGACTTATGTGTTTAAATTTCTTTTGCCATTTATGGTTATAAAAATTCTTTTTTCCATATTGGACCATAAATTGATTTGTTTATTCCAATTTAATTTTGAAACAAAATAGTATTGCTATTTTAGCATAAATATTAATTCAAATAAAAAGGGATATGAAAAAAGTAATCTTATTAGGAGCATTCTCAGTTTTCTTGGTAAACTGCAGCAAAAAAGCAGAAGCTCCGGTTGCCGAAACAGCACAGCCT comes from the Chryseobacterium nepalense genome and includes:
- a CDS encoding ArsR/SmtB family transcription factor, yielding MNLRRDVFQAIADPTRRSILILLASQSMTAGAIASNFNTARPTVSKHLQILSECELLKPEQNGREIIYHLNAEKMKEIADFIEPFRKMWDERFNTLENIMKNYTTK
- a CDS encoding SRPBCC domain-containing protein, producing MELKTKITAEDGKQEIFITREFDIPLNLLFKAYTDAEIVGQWMGTNVLSLENRKHGSYQFETRNNNGDIIFKAHGSIHDIIWDHLIIRTFQMENTSFPAQMEFLTFEKISDDKSKITIQSIYKSVEIRDQMLKLPFAQGINMAHNRLEEVILSITKQ
- a CDS encoding DUF4256 domain-containing protein, with the translated sequence MTKKNLSKEQKEALLETLRTRFSKNMNRHKNLEWNQIEEKLLENPDKLWSLNEMEITEGEPDVVTFNDETNGEILFFDCSPESPKRRSLCYDYQAWNARKANKPEGNAVDKAAEMGIEILTEAQYRKLQELGKFDLKTSSWIRTPEKIRQMGGAVFCDRRYDTVFLYHNGAESYYAARGFRGCLKI